AGGGAGAGATTTAGCCATAATATCCATCCCACTTCCACTTCTGTCCTTTAAATGATTGTTCACCAAGTCCTCACCTTGTAGGTGCTTAGCCCAGTTCACAGATTCTTACTTAATTCCTCTTGGGGAGTCAGTTCTCCACTCCCAGGGgcagtttggattttttccctGAATCCCCACACTTTCTCTCTTGTCTAGAGGTGCAGAGGTGAAGGTGTTCAGTCTGTTATTGTGCTACTGCCATGAAAGAAGTTAGCTGTAccatcattttatttttagaagaaacGCGAGTGTAACAAAACACTcagttctgaaaatgaagacttgAAAAACACAGCCTCACAACGACACCAGAATTAGGATCAAACTCCCGGGCAGCGAGAGGCGCCCGATGTGCTCTTGTGGCTTTGTCTCCAGCAGTGCAGGACCTTAGGTTTGTAGAGGACCGTGCTGAAGTGCCTCCACGGAATGGGTGGAAAAGAGATAAAATCTTTGCCCGTGACGGGAGGGCGCCTTTCCCTGCGTTAGGTGGTTAATCATAGTATACAACATGGCCGTGGCAGCGGCCCTGGGGGAGCCTCCGGCGGCAGGACGCAGACCCCCCCGAACCCACCTCCTCCCTTTGCAGGTGCCTCCAGGCCAACGGGACGCGGGGCTgccccaactgccgccgcttgtCGGTGAAGCCCGGCTACGTCTGAGCGCCCCTGGGGCCGGGCCTGCGCCGCCGGGACTGCTGGGGCCGCggggccccccgcccctcccggggCCCTTCGGGCTGTGCCTGGCGGCCCCCGGCGGCCGCGGGACTGGGGTGGGCGGCGGGGGCCTCCTCCGTCTCCCCTCCCCGTGGCCAGTTCGGCTTGGCCGGGgcccgcttcccccccccccccccccacctcgcTCCTCTGTACGGGGACTGACTGTAATAAACGGTGTCGCTGCGAGAGCGCCCGCCTGCCTCCGCGACCGGGCGCCGGGCGGCGGCCCCTCACgggtggggccggggggggggggcggggagggcagcagcGCCCGGTCCCGCCTCCGCCGCGCTccgcccctgccccgcaccaagatggcggcggggccATCACTCAGCAGATTTGGCCGGCGGCACGTGACCTGCGCGGCGGCTTCCCCCTCGCTACCCCCGCCGGCAGATTCGGCAGAGCCGGCGGGCCGCTGTCCGGGCGCCGGGGGCGGAGGGGCCGCGTCCGCGGCGGGGCGCcgaggaagaagaagaagaaggggcGCGGGGCCCCCGAACCGCCTGTCCCGCCGCCTGCCGCCCTGCTCCCGCGGCGAGGAGCGCGGAATCTGCCGCCCGGAATCCGCCGCGCTGtgcgctcgctcgctcgctggCTGGGGGAAAGATGGCGTCGGTGTGGGACGAGTCCGAggtgaggggccggggccgcgggccgggggccgccgccgggcgcggggctgcggtggcggggcggggggcagcggggtcgggccgcgGGTGACGCTGCCGTTGTGCCCCCGCAGGATGGCGTCGGCGAGGAGGTGCTGAAGATGTCTACGGAGGAGATCGTGCAGCGCACGCGCCTCCTCGACAGCGAGATCAAGGTAGCGGCCCAGGGCCGGCAGCCGCCGacgggccggggagcggggccgggccgggccggggagccgagccgagcggggccgggccgggccggggagccGAGCAGGgccggggagccgggctgggccgggccgggccggggagccgagcggggccgggccgggccgtctgccggcggcgcggccgcccgcgGGAGCCCCGCGCTGCTGGTGCTCGGCGGGGGCGGGCTTAGCACAGTCATGGGTGCAGAGTCGAGGGCgatgcaaaataataaaatgcagttaACTAGTTCGAGATTTAGTAGGCCGAGGAACAGTAAGCCGCGAACGTAGGGCAGGAATAGTAAGTAAAAGAGCTAGGACCCCGCGGCAGCTGAGGGGACGGTTGTTCTACAGAGCCCGAGAAGCTTGGATGCTTTAGCTAAAGCTACACAAGTCCTCTCAGGTCTCGTAGGCACAGGGGAGGCGGGGGAGCCTGTTCCATGCCCTGGCTGAGGTGGGATCATCGggtaattcaggttggaagggacttcagaAGATCTCTAGTCCAatctcctgctcaaagcagggtcagccataacccaggctgctcagggctttatctgGTTAGACCTTGAAAAACTTTAAGGACAGAGATTGCAGCACTTCTCTGAGTGTTCTGTGTGACTGCTTAACTGTCCTTGTAAGGATGAAGATTTGCTTTACGTACAGCCTGAACctcttgttttgctctttgtctGTTGTCTCATCCGCCCACCGTGCACTGCTGTGAAGTGTCTGGTTCTGTCTTCTTGATGCCTTCCGCAGTAGttctcttctccagctgaaCAAGCCCACTTCCTTCAGCTACTTCTCACAGGGCCTGTCCTCCAGCCCCCTGGCTATCTTGGTGGCCCTATACTGAACTTAGTCCAGTTTACCAATGTCTTTGCTGTACGGggaggcccaaaactggacagagTGCTCTAGATAGGATCTAAGAAGTGTTGAGTGAAGGGGGCTGATCATTTTTCTCTAGCTGTTAGCTACAGTCCTGTTAGTACAGCTCAGGATGCTGTTTGCCACCCTTGCTGTCAGGGCACGTTGCTGGTTTGCGTTCAGTTTGTTGTCCATGAAGACCCCCAGCTTGCTTtccgcagagctgctcctgaGCCTGTGTCATTGCAAGGTGCTGTTCCTTCCCAGGTGCGGAtctttgcatttgtccttgaATTTTGTACGGTTTCTGTATGCCTATTCCTCCAGTCTCCCAAGGTCCCTCAGAgtggcagccctgcccttgaGCACAGAGACTGTGCcccccaatttggtgtcatctgcaaacatgaCAAGAGTGCACTCCGTCTCCTTGTCCAAGTTGTtcatgaagatgttaaataggaCAGGCCTGGGTAGACCTGTCTCAAGACAGACCCATTTCACATAAAAGAGCACCTACAACTTCAGTATAAGTTTGCCTCTACTGTCTGATGTTAGCAATATTGAGATAAATTATTACAGAGCAACTTTATCCTACTGCTTTAGGCTCCAGAAGTAATTCTGACTTGTTAACATACTTTCTTATTCTTTATAGACAGCAAAGATAAATGGgtgtcttatttttaaattgtagaaTACCGTAAGGAGCAAAAGCAGCCTTCTCTATTCTATGGTAAGAGCATCGTAACTGAGGtggcagaaatgttttttcgCACCCTGCCTTCATGTAGTTTTCCTTGAACATTTCCCAGACTGTGTTTATCAAATcaaatttctaaattttttgcatttttatgtaaCAGATTCTGTATGGGCTCCTGTAATAGTTCTGTCCTGTGGATAAGTACATGTTACAGCACAGTATTATGCTTAGGCATCAAGAGTTTTAAAAAGATAGTTTTTTAGAGAAGGGTGAATTTCTCCATTAAACAGAATCACGTAAGCCAATTCAGGTGTAACCAGTTCTCCTGAGACCGTTTGGTGCTACACTCGCTTCAGTGGGGATCACAGACTGTGTTTTCAAACTGcgtgggagggaggaaaacatATGTGGGCGTCAGCCAGACAGCACTGAGAAATACCTGTACTCGGTGCCTTAGTCTTGGGTATAAATGTACTTACTGTTGGATGGTGAGTACAGAACTTCTTCTCTTATAGGTGCTTTCCCTTACAGTtaattgaatcatagaatggtttgggttggaagcaacctttaaagatcatctagtccaaccccccctgcagggagcagggacagctttaactagatcaggttgctcagagccccgtccaacctgaccttgaatgttttcaggaatagggcatctaccacctctctgggcaacctgttccagtgtttcaccaccctcattgtaaaaaatttcttccttatatctagtctactaaatctgccctcttttagtATAAAATCATTACCCCgtgtcctatcacaacaggccctactaaaaagccTGCTCCCGTCTTTATTATAAGCCCcctgaaaggccgcaataaggtctgcctggagccttctcttctccaggctgaacaaccccagttctctcagcttgtctcataggagaggtgttccatccctcacATCGTTTTTGTAGCCCTCCCCTGTTGGAGCAgttccatgtctttcctgtgctgagggctccagagctggacgcagtactccaggtgcggtctcaccagagcagagcagaggggcagaatcacctccctcgacctgttggccatgcttcttttgatgcagcccaggacacggttggctttctgggctgcaagcgcacattgccggctcatgcccagcttttcatccaccagtacccccaagtccttctctgcagggctgctctcaatccgtccatcccccagcctgcattgatgtcggggttgccccgtcccaggtgcaggactttgtgcttggccttgttgaaccttacgaggttcacacaggcccacctctccagcttgtccaggtccctttggatgacatctcatccttctggcgtgtcaactgcaccactcagcttggtgtcatctgcaaacttgctgagggtgcacttgatcctaTCGTCTGTGTcgctgatgaagatattaaacagcactggtcccagtacggacccccgagggacaccacttgtcaccgatctccatctggacattgagctgttgaccacagTAGCAGCAAAAGCCtcagaaaagttaaaattatataaatttgATCTTCTGTCATGCTACTAATACATGTTcggtttgtttctttttttccttatagaaGGGTTTTATATCTTATCAAAGCCTAGGCCAAGGTTAATTCAAACCAGAAATTACTGGTCCTAAATTGAAAAAATGAGAGATTCCACAGGGGTATGAAGATGACCTTGTCACTGTGAGGGCAGTCAGACAGTGCAACAGGTTGTTCCAGAGAAATTGAatagtctctgtccttggaagTTTTGAAGATTCAGTTCAGCAAAGTGCCGAGCAACCTAGTAAGAGCCCAcggctgaccctgctttgagcaggacgTTGAACTAGAGACCCCCTAAGGTGTGTGCCAACCTGAGTTGTCCTGTGAGCCCAGGTTCCATTGTTTTCCAAAGGACCTGGCTATCTTTGTGGGGAACAAGTACTGGATATTACTCCAGTGTTGAAGGTTTTACTATTAAGGAGAACAAAAAGTGGTTTTCCCCTACAGAGGCAGCTGATGTGATGTTTCTCACATGTAGGTCTCGATATGTGTGGTCTCGTTGAACACAACAGCTTTATAAAAATGGCgcctctgtttctctttgttcCACTGGAAGCAGTGGTGGTGCATCTCTTTGCAAAGGTGCTGCTAGTCCCACTGCTCTCAGTAGACGCAAGCCTCAATTCTGCCATTCCCTGTTCGCACTTTCAGTTTACTTTGATTCTCTATGGTGATACTTTCATTTTAGAGTTTTTCTGGCTATTTGTTCTATGCTATTGCATGTCATCACTTCAGCGTTCCAGCACACAATTCTTTAAATCCAGCAAAACATAACTTTAAAATGGGTGTGTGTACATGGATGCCTATAGATttacatgtatgtgtatatctAGTTACCTGTGTAtctgtatatattaaaaaggaaaaccataCAGTTGCCTTATCTGGGTCATAGCCTTCTCTAGGCTGTATTGCAGCCCTGTAAGCTGATATGTTGATCAGGCTAAGGTTATCCAGTGACACTGTGAAGAAATTAGTTAGGGACATTGATTAGTTGGAGATCAGAATGGACTGTGTAGTCTTGATTCCTAACCAATTTTGGCTCATATGctggcttttcctctttcaataGTACGTTTCCTTTTATACCCACTGTTTCCTCACATTTTTATAACTATTTTACTTTTAGAGTAATGTATGAATTTTATCTTGCCTTCGTCTTCTGCATCCTGATTCCAGATCATGAAGAGTGAAGTACTGAGAGTGACCCATGAGCTTCAGGCCATGAAAGACAAGATCAAAGAGAACAGTGAGAAGATCAAAGTGAACAAAACCCTGCCGTACCTTGTGTCTAACGTTATTGAGGTGAGAGCAGTGCGCTCCTCTGCAGCAATGTGAGAAGTGTGCGCAACATATAtcaggagggagaagggcagggGAGGTCATCGATAATTTGAGACATGGTGTATTCTCAAACTACTGATGCTCCTGGAGCCAGGACTTTCAggtttttctgttggttttggttgtgaCCTGGAAGTGTGCATCACTTGTCCGCTTCTTGTCTGTGTTGTTCCGTAGGTGTTGGCTGCTGTTCATCTGCATGTAACATAGCTATCAGAGGGTGACACAGCCTCACTAGGGTAGACTTGGGCATGTGAAATTTGATACGTGCTTTCTGAAACTTGTGAGACAGTGAATGAAAAGTGGTGGCTGTTATTACATCACATTCTTTTTGTAATTCAGTAATTTTGCTGATCTGCTAAAAAACGCTGacagttttctatttttaaaaaaggcggTTGGTTTGTACTAGTGTTTTAGAACTTAACGAACTTAAGGTTTAATGTGAGCTGCTGTAATGGGAGGAGAAATCGGTGCCATTAGCTACGAACTACATTTGTTCTGGACTTTATAGCATCTTTCTATGCGCTGAAGTGTGCTGCTTcatgaggaaaggaagaaattaatttttataggAGAGTTTTAATGGTTTCAGGATTCTACTGCTGATGGATGATGGGAAGTTTTATTTCTCCTACTGCATGTAATTTAGAAGCATTAATCCTGCGGTCATCCTGCTAGCCTGGCTATCATGAAATCTCTCACTGTGGTTTTCAGCTGCTGGATGTTGACCCCAACGAccaggaggaggatggagcaAACATTGACCTGGATTCCCAGAGAAAGGGCAAGTGTGCTGTGATCAAGACCTCTACGCGCCAGGTAAGACCCATGTGCCCAGCTAGGTGTGAGGAGTGCTGAAAAGGACCTTATCCTAGTACATCTGGCTTTGCTTACTTTGATTCCTTTCCTACAGACGTATTTCCTGCCTGTTATTGGGTTGGTTGATGCTGAGAAGTTGAAGCCTGGAGACCTAGTGGTGAGTGATGCTGTTGTGACTCTTAGATACAACGTTGGCCAGAAAATTGCCTATGTCTGGCTCTTTAGAAAGGAGACACATCTGTCCAGATTTCTCCAAGACCATTTCTGTactaaaattttaataaaaagatatGGGTTCAGTCATATCTGTAGTATAGAAAAGTaggtggggcggggggtgtcTTTGTACATACAATTAGGTGCTGAAAATTTAGATACCGCCTAGTAAGTTTTCTAAACCCCATCTTTTGTACCGTAAGTAAATTGGGtcccttctttttaaaatgtgctagGTTAGCTGTGGCATTGTCCACTGGTGATAGGATTAGTGCCAGTGTCAAAGCTGGTCCTGTGTCCTTGAGGTCTAGTGAATCATCTTTGATTGCGTGTTTACTAACTGCTATCTGAAGGGCCTGTTAAAAGCAAAGGACTTGTGTTTACAGGGAGTGAACAAAGACTCTTACTTGATCCTGGAGACTCTACCTACTGAATATGATTCACGTGTGAAAGCCATGGAGGTGGATGAGAGACCCACGGAGCAGTACAGTGACATCGGGGGGCTGGATAAACAAATCCAAGAGGTGATACTTTTATGTTTAGTTTCTGATCTGACTGAGGACAACAGTCTTTGAACTTCAGCTCAAAGCAGGCAGCCTGGATATGTGGAGTAGAATGGGTTTAGGtattaatcttttccttttgctgtagCTCGTGGAGGCCATTGTCCTGCCAATGAATCATAAGGAGAAATTTGAAAACTTGGGTATACAGCCACCTAAAGGAGTCCTTATGTACGGGCCTCCAGGAACAGGGAAGACGCTTTTAGCTCGAGCATGCGCTGCCCAGACCAAGGTAAAAGCAACCTTTGAAAGCATGTGCTGCTGTAGAAAAGTACCTGAAAAATAATAACACCTCCAAGGGGAGAGGGGTCATACATAAAAACTGGTGTTACAAAGGCTGGGATTTTCTTgtctgtttgcttgcttgcttgttttaattAAGGGCTTCTTGTAGTACTCAGAACTGACCCTGTTGAGAAACGAGGCATAGGATTCTCTTTCACTTCCCAGGCTACGTTCCTGAAGCTTGCGGGTCCACAACTTGTGCAGATGTTCATTGGTGATGGAGCTAAGCTGGTACGCGATGCTTTCGCTCTAGCCAAGGAAAAAGCTCCTTCCATCATCTTTATTGACGAACTGGATGCCATTGGCACTAAAAGGTGAGGTGTAGGTCATGTTGGAGAGCTCTTGGGGGCTGCCTAGCAGCCCCCTTTGTCTGTGTATGTGAGGGAAACCTAACTTAAAGCATGGCCTATTCAGAAACAGAGTGTAAAGCCAATCACAGATAGCAGTTGCCACAATCCTTGGGCTCATGAGCAAAGTTCATGAGACTCGGGATCTATCTGATGGTCTCCTGCTgtataaaactgttttctgataACTGCATCAGGCACATGGAGATGTTTACCCTCATTTACTATTTGGGCCTGGACAACATTAGCTCCATTCAGCTCTAAGGACATAGTAAGACTTAGCTGCTGCTGACAGTTACTCTGTCACAGTCCTCATCGAGGTAGGACTTCCTGTAGTTTCAAGGAGGAATTTGGAAGACTGGCCAAGGAGTGTGAACTGCAATCGTTCTGTCTTTTTATGTGATTGAAAACACAGGGGCAGGGCGGTCAGGTTCACACTTGTAGTTTTACCCTTGTTTCCTCCTCAGGTTTGATAGTGAGAAGGCTGGTGATCGGGAGGTGCAGAGGACCATGCTGGAGCTGCTTAATCAACTTGATGGTTTCCAGCCCAACACACAAGTCAAGGTTGGGATCTAGCAGAGAGTGCTACTGAGGTCCAGGGCGCTCTAGCAGGGGATGGAAAGCAGTGCCCAGGGAAGAAGCTTGATGGATCCTTGGGGAGGAGAGGCCTGACTTCCAGGTGCCTCAGACTGATGACCCTACTTCTACTTAGGTGATTGCTGCAACCAATCGGGTTGATATCTTGGACCCCGCTTTGCTCCGCTCTGGACGATTGGATCGCAAGATTGAGTTCCCGATGCCTAATGAGGAGGCCAGAGCCAGAATTATGCAGATCCATTCACGCAAAATGAATGTCAGGTATGGAAGAGGCGTGGCCTTCTGGGGCTATGTTTGATACTCATGATGGTACCTCAGGGCTGTGGAGTGGTAGGTGCTCTCTTTTGTTGAGAGCTCACTGTTGGGTTTTAAGGAAGCTCCGTACCTTGGTTTTTCTATTTGGTACATGTTCTCagagtgtctttttttttccccccttctgcTCATATCAGCCCTGATGTGAACTATGAGGAACTGGCTCGCTGCACAGATGATTTCAATGGAGCCCAGTGCAAGGCTGTGTGCGTTGAAGCGGTAAGTATTGCTCTACAGCAGCCAGCACTGACAGGAGGAAGATGTGAAAGCTAGGATGCAGTAATTACTTTGAACTGATGTGGTGCTCACATGCTCTCTTTAAATACTGTCTCGTTGGGCAGGGGATGATTGCCCTCCGCCGTGGAGCTACAGAGCTCACCCACGAGGACTACATGGAAGGAATCCTGGAGgttcaagcaaagaaaaaagccaatCTGCAGTACTATGCCTGATCTCTGCCCAGTCATGGTTGTGGCCTTGGCAGAGGACAGGACTAGACTGGACTGTACTACTTACtttctgtctggaaaaaataaagcattttttccctctaaaaACAAATCCGTGATGTGTTGGGGCTGTTGCCCTTGCTCGGTGGTTCTGCATCTgcaaaagggaaggtgagaacctCCTGGCCACGGTGCCCATCATGCTGCCTTTGGAGCCTCCCCCTGCTAGAACTGGATTAAGTCCTGCTCTGCTACTTCTGGATGAGGACCAACGGGTTATACTGCAGTAAGTGTACTTCGATGATGTGCAGCTCACACAGCATCCTGTTTTTACCTGTGCAGCCAGTGAACAGACTGTACAGCTTTGTTAAGAGTCTTTGAAACTTTTGAACTAACACTCATTTTGCAAGGGAGAAGTGAACACAATTCACACATGAATGATGTTTTACCTTTGTTATTTAAACTTAACTCTGGAAGCTTTAACACCATTGCTGATATGTATGTGAGCTCTCTGGTGAATCAGTCTGGTCATTAGTCAGAAAGAATTCAAGGTTTCATCCACTGAGCAAGTCTTTCAGTACTTTTAATGCCAGTTGAGAATTAcaacttccatttaaaaattacacttttcaTAAATACACTGACTTTAGCATTAAGTATCTTACATGCCactgtattgtattttaaatacaatgtaAACATCTCCAAATGCTGGCCATCTCATCTTTACCTGTGCAGTTTTTGGACACttgggagaggggcagggatgtgggggaagaaagaatagataaatgaaagaaaaatgcacccCAAAGTACTTTGGCTGATGTTCCTGAGTTAGCCCTAGTACTTGCACTGGTTCCAAGGTCCTTGCTGCTTGTTTTGGAGAGGGAGCTTTTTCCAGCGGAGCATGCATGTTCTTGACATGCTGTGCTCAGGGGACATTTGACATTAGAAAGGGTTGAGTGGTGAAGTGAGCAGAAGCCACGCGTTCCTGAGGAAAATACATTGCAGTTCCTTTGGACGTTAATATTAGAGGGGGGCTGTACATCTTCTGCTATTTTAGCAGTACTACTATTTGAGCTCAGGGAGAATTACTCATCTCCTTTCATGGAACAGGAGTTGCACCTGCAAGATAGTTGGGGGTGAAAGTTGATCCCGGCAGCTCAAACTGTGACATACTTTCAGAAATACACCTTGGCCTCTAGTGGAATAGTTATAAGCTGCATGTTGCATACATCCCCCCATTAAAAGAAGGGTATGTTAGTTAGCCAAATGAGTAACCTTACCTGTGTAAGCAGCTGAGGACaactttcccctcctttcctaaAGCCagtaagagattttttttagaGTCTTGCTGCTCAGTTACAGCCGGCTCCTTTTGGAAACAGCTTTAGTAGTGAGTAAATAGCTGATACTACAGCATGGAATAGCACAGATTTCTGATTTAAATGAATTAATACTAAGAATGGGCTAATTCTTTGGCCTAAACCTCGGCTTAGATCAAGGTTCTTCTGGGAAATGATGGCCTGAGCCAACACTAGACACACCTGTTGCAAAAGTGTTCAAGCCAACTTCATGTAGCTCCTTGCCCTAATTTGGGTCTGAATTACACAGACCTGCAGCAATAGAGTTGGTGCGTAAACATCCCTTACAACTGGACAATAACAGGACCATGGAGGTACAGTTcaaaaaacagcacaaaaaaagacacagcCTTGGACTTAATCCCttgtaaacagaagaaaaacaaatcaaaagaaCTGTTCCCCTTAAACCATCAATGAGCAAATCGGCAATAATTCAAACCTGGAGTTACTTGCAATGTCCATGTCCACGACTGGAGGCTGTAGCAGCATCCCATGGGCTGGTATTTCCACAGCTATGGCACCGCTCGCCACACGCTGACATGCCACCTCTTCCTGGTGTTaacccacagctctgcccaggctgCGCTTTCCAGAGTCTCTCCTCGCTCCCTCCGAGGTCACACGGCCCCGTTTTCTTGTCTGGGTTTTTGTACGGATGCCCGAGAAGTGTTGAGTGACGGGGCCAATGTGCAGAGGAACCCAGCCAGCAGGGTGAGGCCCAGGCCTCCCCAGGCACAGAACATGGACCAGCCATAGCCATGA
The Pelecanus crispus isolate bPelCri1 chromosome 6, bPelCri1.pri, whole genome shotgun sequence DNA segment above includes these coding regions:
- the PSMC3 gene encoding 26S proteasome regulatory subunit 6A, translated to MASVWDESEDGVGEEVLKMSTEEIVQRTRLLDSEIKIMKSEVLRVTHELQAMKDKIKENSEKIKVNKTLPYLVSNVIELLDVDPNDQEEDGANIDLDSQRKGKCAVIKTSTRQTYFLPVIGLVDAEKLKPGDLVGVNKDSYLILETLPTEYDSRVKAMEVDERPTEQYSDIGGLDKQIQELVEAIVLPMNHKEKFENLGIQPPKGVLMYGPPGTGKTLLARACAAQTKATFLKLAGPQLVQMFIGDGAKLVRDAFALAKEKAPSIIFIDELDAIGTKRFDSEKAGDREVQRTMLELLNQLDGFQPNTQVKVIAATNRVDILDPALLRSGRLDRKIEFPMPNEEARARIMQIHSRKMNVSPDVNYEELARCTDDFNGAQCKAVCVEAGMIALRRGATELTHEDYMEGILEVQAKKKANLQYYA